One window of Desulfobacca acetoxidans DSM 11109 genomic DNA carries:
- a CDS encoding adenylate/guanylate cyclase domain-containing protein translates to MMLSVEEELIDRITATFHYLRTGKVPPPIPIPDDLPDNEIRQLITYVNRFLVEFAIFNEAMEQIARGELNTRPMASKMVGVHSFKALQSNLKHLTWKTQQIAAGDLDQRVDFMGDFSTAFNSMTQQLKDSHEQLVDLNKQLERRNKFIRETFGRYTSDDIVGVLLDMPEGLKLGGEKREVTLLMSDLRGFTAMAERLEATEVVALLNHYLSAMVELIHHHGGTIDEIIGDAIFVLFGAPMVMPDAARRAVRCAINMQKAMRGVNEYNFQMDWPEIEMGIGIHTGEVVVGNIGSTKRSKYGVVGRTVNLTARIESFTVGGQVLVSPTLINAVGRGLILGDEVKVHAKGMREPLKCRELLGHGDYPELMLEAEETIFAMLSKPLPFHYIVLTDKHLDEQMHPATLTGISQRRAVVEAARNLPRHSNIMLRLEVKSDEVKSEELYAKVVQILDESSSRYVIHFTSIPLRMRAWLQRLASTVNNPRAKEYQANKDKAT, encoded by the coding sequence ATGATGCTCTCTGTTGAAGAGGAACTCATTGACCGCATAACGGCAACGTTTCATTACCTGCGCACCGGGAAAGTTCCGCCACCGATTCCTATACCGGATGACCTTCCGGACAATGAAATCCGGCAACTCATCACCTACGTGAACCGCTTTCTCGTTGAGTTCGCTATTTTCAACGAAGCTATGGAGCAGATCGCCCGGGGAGAACTGAACACTCGTCCAATGGCCAGCAAGATGGTGGGGGTCCATTCCTTCAAGGCACTTCAGTCCAACCTCAAGCACCTCACCTGGAAAACGCAACAGATCGCGGCGGGGGACCTCGATCAGAGGGTGGATTTCATGGGAGATTTCTCTACAGCCTTTAACAGCATGACCCAGCAACTAAAGGACTCCCATGAGCAACTCGTTGATTTGAACAAGCAATTAGAGCGCCGCAATAAGTTCATTCGCGAGACCTTCGGGCGTTATACCAGTGACGACATCGTGGGGGTCCTCCTGGATATGCCTGAAGGGCTGAAACTGGGCGGCGAAAAGCGCGAGGTGACGCTGTTGATGTCCGATCTGCGTGGTTTCACGGCCATGGCCGAACGGCTGGAGGCCACCGAGGTGGTGGCCTTGCTGAACCATTACCTCTCGGCCATGGTCGAGTTAATCCACCACCACGGCGGCACCATTGATGAGATCATCGGGGACGCCATCTTCGTCCTTTTTGGTGCCCCCATGGTGATGCCTGACGCGGCTCGGCGCGCCGTCCGTTGTGCCATTAACATGCAGAAGGCAATGCGCGGGGTGAATGAATACAACTTCCAAATGGATTGGCCCGAAATCGAGATGGGGATAGGCATACATACCGGAGAGGTAGTGGTGGGTAACATCGGCTCGACCAAGCGCTCGAAGTATGGAGTAGTGGGGCGCACGGTCAATCTGACGGCGCGCATCGAGAGCTTCACCGTAGGTGGACAGGTGCTTGTCTCACCAACATTAATAAACGCCGTTGGAAGGGGCCTCATCCTCGGTGACGAAGTCAAAGTCCACGCTAAGGGCATGCGGGAACCCCTCAAGTGTCGCGAGTTGCTGGGCCACGGAGACTACCCGGAACTCATGCTCGAAGCGGAAGAGACGATCTTCGCGATGCTTAGTAAACCCTTACCGTTTCACTACATAGTATTGACTGACAAGCATCTTGATGAACAGATGCATCCTGCCACGCTAACCGGAATTTCTCAACGGCGGGCAGTAGTCGAAGCAGCCAGAAATTTGCCGCGTCATTCTAACATAATGCTTCGACTGGAGGTTAAATCCGATGAGGTAAAGTCGGAAGAGTTATATGCCAAAGTGGTTCAGATTCTTGATGAGTCATCAAGTCGCTATGTTATCCACTTCACTTCGATTCCACTCAGGATGCGGGCATGGCTACAACGGCTGGCGAGCACGGTTAACAACCCCCGAGCCAAAGAATATCAGGCGAATAAGGATAAAGCAACGTAA
- a CDS encoding MlaD family protein: MAKQANRMMIGVFVVLAVILMAASLVVFGSGKFFKKTVKCVLYFDESVKGLNVGAPVLFQGVQIGSVTSIVLQVDPAKLQPQIPVTIEFEPDRFKVHAEGGKIPREPRKNIAKLIDKGLRAVLTMQSFITGQLMIEIDFHPGTPVVLKNIGKDFIEIPTIPSTSERLAQTLDKLDLEGLKKHLESTLAGIDRFVNGPDLIAGIRALKDTLQDVRKIVVKMEGQINPLADDVKKSVKDIGKLARNAEAKLDPLGTGLDKTMSSVRGIISEDSPLIVELQNTMKEISAMSRSFRQLANYLEQHPETVIRGKKSPGGK, encoded by the coding sequence ATGGCTAAGCAAGCAAACCGAATGATGATCGGCGTTTTCGTGGTTCTTGCCGTGATTTTGATGGCCGCCAGCCTGGTGGTCTTCGGGTCAGGCAAGTTCTTCAAGAAAACCGTGAAATGCGTGTTGTACTTCGATGAATCCGTCAAGGGGTTGAATGTAGGCGCGCCGGTGCTGTTCCAGGGCGTTCAAATCGGGTCGGTGACCAGCATTGTTCTCCAAGTCGACCCTGCTAAATTGCAGCCACAAATTCCTGTAACCATCGAATTCGAGCCGGATAGATTCAAGGTGCATGCAGAAGGCGGCAAAATACCCAGAGAGCCCCGAAAAAATATAGCCAAGCTCATCGACAAGGGCCTCCGAGCCGTACTGACGATGCAGAGTTTTATTACCGGGCAACTAATGATCGAGATTGATTTCCATCCCGGCACGCCGGTGGTGCTGAAGAACATCGGCAAAGACTTTATCGAGATTCCAACGATCCCGTCCACCAGCGAACGGCTGGCCCAGACCCTGGATAAGCTGGATCTCGAGGGACTGAAAAAACACTTGGAATCGACCCTGGCCGGTATCGATCGGTTCGTTAACGGCCCGGACCTGATCGCCGGTATCCGGGCTCTGAAAGATACTCTCCAGGATGTCCGCAAAATCGTTGTCAAAATGGAAGGTCAGATTAATCCACTGGCGGACGACGTGAAAAAATCCGTCAAAGATATCGGTAAGCTGGCCCGTAATGCCGAAGCCAAATTAGACCCGCTGGGGACCGGTTTGGATAAGACCATGTCCTCTGTCAGGGGGATCATTTCCGAAGACTCACCGCTGATAGTTGAACTGCAGAACACGATGAAAGAGATTTCCGCCATGAGCCGGTCATTTCGGCAGTTGGCCAATTATCTGGAACAGCACCCCGAAACCGTGATTCGCGGCAAGAAGAGTCCTGGAGGGAAATAA
- a CDS encoding MlaE family ABC transporter permease, whose amino-acid sequence MTTRGEMIMEQSSADTLKVMISGDWLLGGELPAADRVQQRLEGSLGVRNLVFDTRELAHWDTGLLTFLMSLATFCSQQNIYLDRDGLPPGAKRLLELASAVPEKKDAHKVEERLSFLAFLGNETVNFFQSAGELLEFIGDAVIAVLRLIRGQAQYRRADLGLIMQAVGVQALPIVSLICFLVGLILAFIGAIQLKLFGAQIYVADLVGIAMVRLMAAIMTGIVMAGRTGGAFAAQLGTMQVNQEIDALKTLGISPMEFLVLPRMLALALMMPLLCLYANVMGILGGMAVGVGMLGIGFIQYYNQTAAAVGLWNLGIGLFSGTVFGVIVALAGCMRGMQCGRSASAVGDAATSAVVTAIVGIIVSTAAITILCNFLGI is encoded by the coding sequence ATGACGACCCGGGGTGAAATGATCATGGAGCAATCTTCGGCTGACACGCTGAAGGTAATGATTTCCGGGGATTGGCTGCTTGGCGGTGAACTGCCAGCCGCCGATAGGGTTCAGCAGAGGCTGGAAGGTAGCCTAGGGGTTCGTAACCTAGTCTTCGACACCCGGGAGCTGGCTCATTGGGACACCGGGCTGCTGACTTTCCTGATGAGCCTGGCTACATTTTGCTCTCAGCAAAACATCTACCTGGACCGTGACGGACTGCCGCCTGGGGCCAAGAGACTGCTGGAATTGGCCTCGGCGGTGCCGGAAAAGAAAGACGCCCATAAGGTGGAGGAGCGGCTGTCGTTTCTCGCCTTTTTGGGCAATGAAACCGTCAATTTTTTCCAGTCTGCTGGCGAACTGCTGGAATTCATCGGCGATGCGGTTATTGCGGTTCTGAGGCTCATACGCGGCCAGGCCCAGTACCGGCGCGCCGATTTAGGTTTGATCATGCAGGCCGTGGGCGTCCAGGCCTTGCCCATCGTCTCTCTCATCTGTTTTTTGGTGGGGCTGATCCTGGCGTTTATCGGCGCCATCCAACTGAAGCTATTCGGGGCCCAAATTTATGTGGCCGACCTGGTGGGCATTGCCATGGTGCGCTTGATGGCGGCGATTATGACCGGCATTGTCATGGCCGGCCGCACCGGCGGGGCCTTCGCCGCCCAACTGGGAACCATGCAGGTGAACCAGGAGATCGATGCCTTGAAAACTTTAGGTATATCACCCATGGAGTTTCTGGTGCTGCCGCGTATGCTGGCACTGGCCCTGATGATGCCCCTGCTCTGCCTGTACGCTAATGTCATGGGCATCCTGGGGGGTATGGCGGTGGGGGTCGGGATGCTCGGTATCGGCTTTATTCAATACTATAACCAGACCGCAGCGGCGGTGGGTCTGTGGAATCTGGGCATCGGCCTGTTTTCCGGCACGGTGTTCGGGGTGATCGTGGCCCTGGCCGGGTGCATGCGGGGCATGCAGTGCGGCCGCAGCGCCTCGGCGGTGGGCGACGCGGCCACCTCCGCAGTGGTCACCGCCATTGTCGGCATCATCGTCTCCACCGCGGCGATCACCATTTTGTGCAACTTTCTGGGAATATGA
- a CDS encoding ABC transporter ATP-binding protein produces MTEKAAHITVRDLTMAYGNFVLMRDLTFTINRGDIFIVMGGSGCGKSTLMTILIGLKAPAKGKVFYGEVDFWGSSPQTRNRIMRRSGVMYQSGALWSSMTLAENIGLPLETYTNLSPAQIREVVKLKLALVGMAGFEEFYPAEISGGMQKRAGIARAMALDPEILFFDEPSAGLDPVSARRLDDLILELRESLGTTMVVVTHELASIFAIGNNSVFLDVSKRTMTASGNPNQLLAKTRDPNLRLFLTRGEQS; encoded by the coding sequence ATGACGGAAAAAGCAGCCCACATAACGGTGCGCGATCTTACTATGGCTTATGGCAACTTTGTCCTGATGCGGGACCTGACCTTTACCATCAACCGGGGTGATATCTTCATCGTCATGGGTGGCAGCGGCTGCGGCAAGAGCACCTTGATGACCATTTTGATCGGTTTGAAAGCCCCGGCCAAGGGTAAGGTCTTTTATGGAGAGGTGGATTTCTGGGGGTCCTCCCCCCAGACCCGCAACCGGATCATGCGCCGTTCCGGAGTGATGTACCAGAGCGGGGCGCTCTGGAGTTCTATGACCCTGGCCGAGAATATCGGCCTGCCGCTGGAAACCTATACCAATCTAAGCCCAGCCCAAATTCGCGAGGTGGTCAAACTGAAACTGGCGCTGGTGGGAATGGCCGGGTTCGAAGAGTTTTATCCCGCGGAAATCAGCGGCGGCATGCAGAAACGGGCCGGCATCGCCCGGGCCATGGCCCTGGATCCGGAGATCCTGTTTTTCGATGAGCCTTCCGCCGGGTTAGATCCGGTGAGCGCCCGCCGTCTGGATGACCTGATTCTGGAACTGCGGGAGAGCCTGGGCACCACCATGGTGGTGGTGACCCATGAGTTGGCCAGCATCTTTGCGATTGGCAACAATTCCGTATTTCTGGATGTCTCCAAACGGACCATGACGGCTTCGGGCAACCCGAACCAGCTTTTGGCCAAAACCCGAGACCCCAATCTGCGCCTGTTTTTAACCCGGGGCGAGCAATCTTAA
- a CDS encoding PqiC family protein — protein sequence MRETPLSCGLPIILVIVAIFCSGCLSRSQTPRFYNLSAMQKDQVLVKSESPAQNAVIGIGPVNLADYLETSQIVTRTSDNQVGKAEYDRWVGSFKDNFVNVLADNIGFLLPTERINLYPWRGNVFIDYQVTVDVVRCDGRLGEAAWLESRWSIFTGPGKKLVQTMRSSISEPVTGADYSDLVAAQSRALARLSQEIAAAIKRAGKN from the coding sequence ATGAGAGAGACGCCACTTTCTTGCGGCCTACCAATAATCCTGGTCATCGTGGCCATTTTTTGCAGCGGCTGCCTGAGCAGGAGTCAAACACCGCGTTTTTACAACTTGAGTGCAATGCAAAAAGATCAGGTGCTGGTAAAAAGTGAAAGCCCAGCTCAAAACGCGGTTATTGGCATCGGTCCCGTCAATCTGGCCGATTACCTCGAGACGTCGCAGATTGTCACCCGCACCAGCGACAATCAGGTGGGCAAAGCCGAGTACGATCGCTGGGTCGGCTCCTTCAAGGATAACTTCGTGAATGTCCTGGCGGACAATATCGGTTTTCTTCTCCCCACCGAACGGATTAATCTCTACCCCTGGCGTGGGAACGTGTTCATCGACTACCAGGTTACCGTGGACGTGGTGCGTTGCGACGGCCGGTTGGGCGAGGCCGCCTGGCTGGAAAGCCGTTGGAGCATCTTCACGGGTCCGGGAAAAAAGCTGGTACAAACAATGCGGTCCAGTATCAGCGAGCCGGTGACAGGTGCGGATTACTCGGACTTGGTGGCAGCCCAAAGCCGGGCCCTGGCCAGGCTCAGCCAGGAGATTGCCGCGGCGATCAAAAGAGCTGGGAAGAACTGA
- a CDS encoding V4R domain-containing protein, translating to MFREERDESQFTWSMLGDIEAGRPNLGPMVHVAVYRLMQYTLRDILIRDFGVEKADRIFSEAGKKAGAEYCDNVVTDKSDLSSFFADIQRTMKELGIGIFRVESADSEKGSFVVTVAEDLDCSGIPACSEEVCIYDEGFIAGLLLAYTGKDFHVKEVDCWGSGGRVCRFTVIPK from the coding sequence ATGTTCAGAGAAGAACGGGACGAGAGTCAATTCACCTGGAGCATGCTGGGTGATATCGAAGCAGGCCGTCCGAATCTCGGTCCCATGGTGCACGTGGCGGTGTATCGTCTAATGCAATACACGCTGCGCGACATCCTCATCCGGGATTTTGGGGTCGAAAAAGCTGACCGGATCTTTTCCGAGGCTGGCAAGAAAGCCGGTGCAGAATACTGCGACAATGTGGTCACCGATAAGAGTGACCTGTCCAGCTTCTTTGCCGATATTCAGCGCACCATGAAGGAGCTGGGCATCGGGATCTTCAGGGTTGAATCGGCCGATTCCGAGAAGGGGTCTTTCGTGGTAACTGTGGCCGAGGATCTTGATTGTTCAGGCATTCCCGCTTGCTCGGAGGAGGTTTGCATTTATGATGAGGGATTTATTGCTGGCCTGCTGCTTGCTTACACCGGAAAGGACTTTCACGTCAAGGAAGTGGACTGCTGGGGTTCCGGAGGGCGAGTCTGCCGTTTCACCGTAATTCCCAAATGA